In Micromonospora sp. WMMA1363, a genomic segment contains:
- a CDS encoding AAA family ATPase — MVTAADLTLDHDLAAEREHLSRSRAALRRMRERAEALFATGDTVAGDAYTAEQLGRHLARRVAELADDPTTPLFFGRLDFGDADRDHAGRRYHVGRRHVTDDLGEPLVLDWRAPVSRSFYRASARDPQGVAVRRRFGFNNGVLTSFEDEHLDRGEELGRASRILTAEIERPRVGPMRDIVATIQPEQDELVRADLADSICVQGAPGTGKTAVGLHRAAYLLYLHRERLRRSGVLVVGPNRAFLSYIAAVLPALGEVEVEQATVEDLVAGVPVRAVDDPAVATVKHDARMADLLRRAVDTHIGEPTEPIVVSDGSFRWRIRLEALHRVVEETRRAGLPYSVGRERVRARVVGLLQRQVEARRAESPSDAWLRRMAKSKPVTAFLDAVWPALTPDGLLHSLLADPRRLAAVADGLLTTEEQALLTTPGSGTRPGRTSKATRWTAADTVLVDEAAGLIERPAGYGHVVVDEAQDLSPMQCRAIARRSEHGSITLLGDLAQGTAPWAARDWRETLRHLGKPDVAVVPLTVGFRVPATVVAFANRLLPSLEVDVPPAESLRHDGTLDTRTVPDLPAATVAEARAALAHDGSVAVIAADDAVDGLRAALADAGIETTTTDDPPATARVTVVPATLVKGLEYDHVIVVEPATIVAAEPRGLHRLYVVLTRAVSRLTVLHAAPLPAPLIDDSAGQC, encoded by the coding sequence ATCGTGACCGCAGCCGACCTCACTCTCGACCACGACCTCGCGGCGGAACGCGAGCACCTGAGCCGCTCCCGCGCCGCGTTGCGGCGGATGCGCGAGCGCGCCGAGGCGCTGTTCGCCACCGGCGACACGGTCGCCGGCGACGCGTACACCGCCGAGCAGCTCGGCCGGCACCTGGCCCGCCGGGTGGCCGAACTCGCCGACGATCCGACCACGCCGCTCTTCTTCGGACGGCTGGACTTCGGCGACGCGGACCGCGACCACGCGGGGCGGCGATACCACGTCGGGCGCCGCCACGTGACCGATGACCTCGGCGAACCGCTGGTGCTGGACTGGCGCGCGCCGGTGTCCCGGTCGTTCTACCGGGCCAGCGCCCGCGACCCGCAGGGGGTCGCGGTGCGCCGGCGCTTCGGGTTCAACAACGGCGTGCTGACCAGTTTCGAGGACGAACACCTGGACCGGGGGGAGGAACTCGGTCGGGCCAGCCGGATCCTCACTGCGGAAATCGAGCGACCCCGCGTCGGGCCGATGCGGGACATCGTTGCCACCATCCAACCCGAGCAGGACGAACTGGTCCGCGCCGACCTGGCCGACTCCATCTGCGTTCAGGGGGCACCGGGCACCGGCAAGACCGCGGTCGGCCTACACCGCGCCGCGTACCTGCTCTACCTGCACCGAGAACGGCTGCGGCGCTCCGGGGTGCTGGTGGTAGGCCCCAACCGGGCCTTCCTGTCGTACATCGCCGCGGTCCTGCCGGCGCTCGGCGAGGTGGAGGTCGAGCAGGCCACGGTGGAAGATCTGGTCGCCGGGGTGCCGGTGCGCGCGGTCGACGACCCCGCGGTGGCGACCGTCAAGCACGACGCGCGGATGGCCGACCTGCTCCGGCGGGCCGTCGACACGCACATCGGGGAGCCGACCGAGCCGATCGTGGTCTCGGACGGGTCGTTCCGCTGGCGGATCAGGCTGGAGGCGCTGCACCGGGTGGTCGAGGAGACCCGCCGGGCGGGGCTGCCCTACTCCGTCGGCCGGGAGCGGGTCCGCGCCCGGGTCGTCGGGCTGCTGCAACGGCAGGTGGAGGCCCGGCGGGCCGAGTCGCCGAGCGACGCCTGGCTGCGCCGGATGGCGAAGTCCAAGCCGGTGACCGCCTTCCTGGACGCGGTCTGGCCGGCGCTCACCCCGGACGGGCTGCTCCACTCGCTCCTCGCCGACCCGCGACGACTGGCCGCCGTCGCCGACGGCCTGCTCACCACCGAGGAACAGGCACTGCTCACCACCCCTGGAAGCGGCACCAGGCCGGGGCGCACGTCGAAAGCAACGCGCTGGACCGCTGCGGACACGGTCCTCGTCGACGAGGCCGCCGGGCTGATCGAGCGGCCGGCCGGCTACGGACACGTGGTCGTGGACGAGGCGCAGGACCTCTCCCCGATGCAGTGCCGGGCGATCGCGCGGCGCAGCGAACACGGCTCGATCACCCTGCTCGGCGACCTCGCACAGGGCACCGCGCCGTGGGCCGCCCGGGACTGGCGGGAGACACTGCGGCACCTGGGCAAGCCGGACGTGGCGGTGGTGCCGCTGACGGTCGGCTTCCGGGTGCCCGCCACGGTGGTCGCGTTCGCCAACCGGCTGCTGCCGTCGCTCGAGGTGGACGTGCCACCGGCCGAGTCGCTGCGCCACGACGGCACACTGGACACGCGGACCGTCCCGGACCTGCCGGCAGCGACGGTGGCCGAGGCACGGGCGGCGCTGGCACACGACGGGTCGGTAGCGGTGATCGCGGCGGACGACGCGGTCGACGGGCTGCGGGCGGCGCTGGCCGACGCCGGGATCGAGACCACGACGACCGACGACCCGCCGGCCACGGCGCGCGTCACGGTGGTGCCCGCGACCCTGGTCAAGGGCCTCGAGTACGACCACGTGATCGTCGTCGAGCCGGCGACGATCGTGGCGGCGGAGCCGCGCGGCCTGCACCGGCTCTACGTGGTGCTCACCCGGGCGGTCTCCCGGCTGACGGTGCTGCACGCCGCGCCGCTGCCCGCGCCGCTGATCGATGACTCAGCCGGACAGTGCTGA
- a CDS encoding VOC family protein produces the protein MSTVPPGTPCWTDLATPGLTDARRFYPELFGWTGRVMPEPEAGGYTVFLLHGQAVAGVGPPAIPDQVPIWSVYVATDDADLVAGRVERAGGQVVVPPFEVFDRGRMAVFSDPAGAAFSVWQPMAMPGGEVFDVPGALSWTELVTPDPGGAKAFYELVFGWQPDDQPAGGAGHTGWRLGSRIVAGMTTPLGDAFPTDASAYWSVYFGSADVDDTAARVATLGGTILVPPRDIPAGRYTALRDPQGALFNAITRPARTP, from the coding sequence GTGAGCACCGTGCCGCCGGGTACGCCCTGCTGGACCGACCTGGCCACGCCGGGCCTCACCGACGCCCGCCGCTTCTATCCGGAACTGTTCGGTTGGACCGGCCGGGTCATGCCCGAGCCCGAGGCGGGCGGTTACACCGTCTTCCTCCTCCACGGCCAGGCGGTGGCCGGGGTCGGGCCGCCGGCCATCCCCGACCAGGTGCCCATCTGGTCGGTGTACGTCGCCACCGACGACGCCGACCTGGTGGCGGGGCGGGTCGAGCGGGCCGGTGGGCAGGTCGTCGTGCCGCCGTTCGAGGTGTTCGACCGGGGGCGGATGGCGGTCTTCAGCGACCCGGCGGGCGCGGCCTTCAGCGTGTGGCAGCCGATGGCGATGCCGGGTGGCGAGGTCTTCGACGTCCCGGGCGCGCTGAGCTGGACGGAGTTGGTCACCCCGGACCCGGGGGGCGCGAAGGCCTTCTACGAGTTGGTCTTCGGCTGGCAGCCCGACGACCAGCCGGCAGGCGGGGCCGGCCACACCGGTTGGCGACTCGGCAGCCGGATCGTGGCCGGGATGACCACGCCGCTCGGCGACGCTTTCCCAACCGACGCTTCCGCCTACTGGTCGGTCTACTTCGGGTCGGCCGACGTCGACGACACGGCGGCCCGCGTCGCCACGCTGGGCGGCACGATACTGGTCCCCCCACGCGACATCCCAGCCGGCCGCTACACCGCCCTCCGCGACCCCCAGGGCGCCCTCTTCAACGCGATAACCCGCCCCGCTCGCACGCCCTGA
- a CDS encoding Rrf2 family transcriptional regulator, which produces MARSTNTQFAVAVHVLTYLGGAAAGRPVSSGELSESTNVNPVHVRRVLGPLRNAGLVRSRPGVHGGWELATDTRDISLAEIWRLLQGADPVLGIHGPDPTCTTGRTVQQALTALDRTIAHAITTELEHLTIHDILTGRANATLP; this is translated from the coding sequence ATGGCTCGGTCGACCAACACCCAGTTCGCCGTGGCTGTGCACGTGCTGACCTACCTCGGGGGTGCCGCCGCAGGCCGTCCCGTGAGCTCGGGAGAGCTCTCGGAAAGCACCAACGTCAACCCGGTCCACGTGCGCCGGGTGCTCGGCCCACTACGCAACGCCGGGCTGGTGCGGTCACGCCCCGGCGTGCACGGGGGCTGGGAACTCGCCACCGACACGCGGGACATCTCACTCGCCGAGATATGGCGCCTCCTGCAGGGCGCCGACCCGGTACTCGGAATTCACGGGCCCGACCCCACCTGCACCACCGGCCGCACCGTCCAGCAGGCGCTCACCGCTCTCGATCGCACGATCGCCCATGCGATCACCACCGAACTCGAGCACCTCACGATCCACGACATCCTCACCGGACGCGCCAACGCCACACTGCCCTGA
- a CDS encoding iron ABC transporter permease: protein MTTAPAIRPAGTPPVSRPAGLRPRWLVAGLAAVLVAVVAGVSLGPVSLPPGSVAVELLNLLPGVRLDSGLTEREIAIVTELRLPRVVLGLLVGGLLALAGAAYQGVFRNPLADPYLLGVAAGAGLAVTVLITAGVGAGGAITGLPVTVPLAAFVGSIGAVVMTYLLGASGGRSRSPATLILAGVAVSAFLSAGQTYLLQRNSDSIQQVYSWLLGRLATAGWHDVRLVLPYFLLTAVVVLLHRRELDVLSVGDDEAASLGLHPQRSRYLLIAAASLGTAAAVSASGLIGFVGIIVPHAVRLLAGTSYRVILPLSLLFGGAFLALTDVVARTAAAPEEIPIGVVTALLGGPFFVLVLRTTRRALG from the coding sequence ATGACGACGGCACCCGCCATCCGGCCGGCCGGGACACCACCGGTGTCCCGGCCGGCCGGGCTGCGGCCCCGCTGGCTCGTCGCCGGGTTGGCCGCCGTGCTGGTCGCCGTGGTCGCCGGCGTGTCCCTCGGCCCGGTCAGCCTCCCGCCGGGCAGCGTCGCGGTCGAGCTGCTCAACCTCCTCCCGGGGGTACGTCTCGACAGCGGGCTGACCGAGCGGGAGATCGCCATCGTCACCGAGCTGCGGCTGCCCCGGGTCGTGCTCGGTTTGCTGGTCGGCGGGCTACTCGCCCTGGCCGGCGCTGCCTACCAGGGCGTGTTCCGCAACCCGTTGGCCGATCCGTATCTGCTCGGCGTCGCGGCCGGGGCCGGGCTGGCCGTCACCGTGCTGATCACCGCCGGGGTCGGCGCCGGCGGTGCGATCACCGGGCTGCCGGTCACCGTCCCGCTGGCCGCGTTCGTCGGCTCGATCGGGGCGGTCGTCATGACGTACCTGCTCGGGGCATCCGGCGGCCGGAGCCGCTCCCCGGCCACCCTGATCCTGGCCGGGGTGGCGGTCTCCGCGTTCCTCTCCGCCGGGCAGACGTACCTGCTGCAACGCAACTCGGACAGCATCCAGCAGGTGTACTCGTGGCTGCTCGGGCGGCTCGCCACCGCCGGCTGGCACGACGTGCGACTGGTTCTGCCGTACTTCCTGCTCACCGCCGTGGTGGTGCTGCTGCACCGGCGCGAGCTGGACGTGCTCTCCGTCGGCGACGACGAGGCGGCCAGCCTTGGGCTGCATCCGCAACGGTCGCGCTACCTGCTGATCGCCGCCGCTTCGCTCGGCACCGCCGCCGCGGTCTCGGCGTCCGGGCTGATCGGCTTCGTCGGGATCATCGTGCCGCACGCCGTTCGGCTGCTCGCCGGGACCAGCTACCGGGTGATCCTGCCGCTGTCGCTGCTCTTCGGCGGGGCGTTCCTGGCGCTCACCGACGTGGTGGCCCGCACCGCGGCCGCCCCGGAGGAGATTCCGATCGGCGTCGTCACCGCCCTGCTCGGCGGCCCGTTCTTCGTCCTCGTGCTGCGCACCACCCGGCGGGCGCTCGGATGA
- a CDS encoding multidrug effflux MFS transporter has product MAKNKKRNPADRAGETPARSVSVLVILALLVALGPLSTDAYVPGLPRLAEDLDSSASRIQLTVTACLVGLAVGQLVAGPMSDALGRRRPLLFGLAGYAAAGFSCALAPNAEILVLFRGLQGVSGAFALVIAYAYVRDLRTGRAAARYFSLLLLVTGLAPIVAPLAGAQILRVSGWREIFAALTALCVVLLVVCLVALPESHPAHRRRPGGLRATGSVYGRLLRDRTLMGYALTNALVFAAMFVYISGSPFALQHVYGLSPQQYSLVFAVNAFGLVAAAQANGRLVRRVSARLLLGCGVIGSASGSVALLVLALTGAGLRPVLAALFVVVTSVGLVLPNAPALALENHGAHAGAAAALLGCGQFLFGGLAAPLAGVHGSGDVTPMAAVMAALTAAAAITLAVLLRPTAAARRRQQQVGAGDLALR; this is encoded by the coding sequence TTGGCCAAGAACAAGAAGAGGAACCCTGCCGATCGCGCGGGTGAAACGCCCGCGCGGAGTGTCTCGGTCCTGGTAATCCTTGCCCTTCTCGTTGCGCTCGGGCCGCTGTCCACCGACGCGTACGTGCCGGGCCTGCCCCGGCTCGCCGAGGACCTGGACAGTTCCGCGTCGAGGATCCAGCTGACGGTGACCGCCTGCCTGGTCGGTCTGGCCGTCGGCCAGCTCGTGGCCGGGCCGATGAGCGATGCGCTCGGCAGGCGAAGACCGCTGCTGTTCGGGCTTGCCGGGTACGCGGCGGCCGGGTTCTCGTGCGCCCTCGCCCCGAACGCGGAGATCCTCGTCCTGTTCCGGGGTTTGCAGGGGGTGAGCGGTGCCTTCGCTCTCGTCATCGCCTACGCGTACGTGCGTGACCTCCGCACCGGGCGGGCGGCGGCCCGATACTTCTCGCTGCTGCTGCTGGTGACGGGCCTCGCGCCGATAGTCGCCCCGCTCGCGGGCGCCCAGATCCTGAGAGTGTCGGGCTGGCGCGAGATCTTCGCCGCGCTCACCGCACTGTGTGTCGTGCTCCTCGTCGTCTGCCTCGTCGCGCTGCCGGAGAGCCATCCCGCCCACCGCCGCCGGCCCGGGGGTCTGCGAGCGACCGGGTCGGTGTACGGCCGGCTGCTGAGGGACCGCACTCTCATGGGGTACGCGCTCACCAACGCGCTGGTATTCGCGGCCATGTTCGTCTATATCTCGGGGTCGCCCTTCGCGCTCCAGCACGTCTACGGGCTGTCGCCGCAGCAGTACAGCCTCGTTTTCGCCGTGAACGCCTTCGGACTCGTCGCCGCGGCTCAAGCGAACGGACGGCTCGTCCGCCGGGTTAGCGCCCGGCTGCTGCTGGGCTGCGGCGTGATCGGCTCAGCTTCCGGCAGTGTCGCTCTCCTCGTCCTCGCACTCACCGGCGCGGGGCTACGGCCGGTACTCGCCGCCCTCTTCGTCGTGGTCACGAGCGTGGGGCTCGTTCTACCGAACGCGCCCGCGCTGGCCCTGGAGAACCACGGCGCTCACGCCGGCGCCGCAGCGGCGCTGCTCGGCTGCGGCCAGTTCCTGTTCGGTGGCCTTGCCGCACCCCTGGCGGGCGTGCACGGATCCGGTGATGTGACACCGATGGCCGCGGTCATGGCCGCCCTCACCGCCGCGGCGGCCATCACCCTCGCCGTGCTCCTACGGCCCACCGCCGCCGCGCGCCGCCGCCAACAACAGGTCGGTGCCGGCGACCTCGCCCTGCGGTGA
- a CDS encoding helix-turn-helix domain-containing protein, with product MTEAHPEQRRMTISDPQVMRALAHPARISIMEYLSTRADGATATESAEIVGLSPSATSYHLRALAKFGLVEPAPNRGDARERVWRTVGSGWLVDADRAAGPETRAAERTLVEAHMARDLERTRDWLRRVVDEPDEWYDAALLSDSLLLLTAEELVELNRAVLSLFEPFRQRSRPSPPAGARSVSVQYRSVPLA from the coding sequence ATGACGGAAGCGCATCCCGAGCAGCGCCGGATGACGATCAGCGATCCGCAGGTGATGCGGGCCCTGGCGCACCCGGCCCGGATATCGATCATGGAGTATCTGAGCACCCGGGCAGACGGCGCGACGGCTACGGAGTCCGCCGAGATCGTCGGATTGTCGCCGAGTGCGACCAGCTACCACCTACGGGCGCTCGCGAAGTTCGGCCTGGTCGAGCCGGCGCCGAACCGGGGGGACGCGCGGGAGCGGGTCTGGCGGACGGTCGGCAGCGGCTGGCTGGTCGACGCCGACCGGGCCGCCGGGCCCGAGACGCGGGCCGCCGAGCGGACGCTGGTGGAGGCGCACATGGCTCGCGACCTGGAGCGCACGCGGGACTGGTTGCGACGGGTCGTGGACGAGCCGGACGAGTGGTACGACGCGGCGCTGCTCAGCGACAGTCTGCTGCTGCTCACCGCCGAGGAGTTGGTCGAGCTGAACCGGGCCGTGCTCAGCCTGTTCGAGCCGTTCCGGCAGCGGAGTCGACCATCCCCGCCGGCCGGGGCGAGGTCGGTGTCGGTGCAGTACAGGTCGGTGCCCCTGGCATGA
- a CDS encoding proton-translocating transhydrogenase family protein, translating to MTQQFTVLTLAVVVGFYVIGHVHHALHTPLMSVTNAISGIVVVGALLQLTVADNVVLVLAGVATTVTSITIFGGFAVTRRMLAMFQKA from the coding sequence ATCACCCAGCAATTCACCGTGCTGACGCTGGCAGTCGTGGTCGGCTTCTATGTGATCGGGCACGTGCACCATGCGCTGCACACGCCGCTGATGTCGGTCACCAACGCAATCTCGGGGATCGTCGTGGTGGGTGCGCTGCTCCAGTTGACGGTGGCCGACAACGTGGTACTGGTGCTCGCCGGTGTCGCCACGACAGTCACCTCGATCACCATCTTCGGAGGCTTCGCAGTCACTCGCCGGATGCTCGCAATGTTCCAGAAGGCGTGA
- a CDS encoding NAD(P)H-binding protein, whose translation MTIAITGASGPLGRAATRFALQAVGPRDIVLATRHPESLADLADRGADVRRVDFGDPLTLATAFKGVDRLLLISTDAVGARLEQQRAAVRAAADAGVRHVVYTSVPEPLPGNPARVVADHAGTEQTLRDSGLRWTALRNNLYAHLQVPVVKRAVASGRLVTNSGAGATAYVAREDCAAAAAAVLTGDGHENLAYDVTGPEALSGADLAALAGEIGGRDVELVNIDDDASVIGLRAAGLPEETADLVTSFGAAAREGYLANVSTTVTDLTGRRPMALADVLRTALTS comes from the coding sequence ATGACGATCGCCATTACTGGAGCCTCCGGGCCCCTGGGACGCGCCGCCACGCGTTTCGCGCTGCAGGCCGTCGGTCCGCGGGACATCGTGCTCGCGACTCGACACCCGGAGTCGCTCGCCGACTTGGCCGACCGCGGTGCCGATGTCCGACGGGTCGACTTCGGCGATCCACTCACCCTCGCCACCGCGTTCAAGGGTGTGGACCGGCTGCTGCTCATCTCGACCGATGCGGTCGGTGCGCGTCTCGAGCAGCAGCGCGCGGCTGTCCGGGCCGCGGCTGACGCGGGTGTCCGACATGTCGTATACACCTCTGTGCCGGAACCGCTGCCGGGGAACCCCGCACGGGTGGTCGCCGACCACGCCGGCACGGAGCAGACGCTGCGCGACAGCGGCCTGCGGTGGACGGCGCTGCGCAACAACCTCTACGCCCACCTGCAGGTGCCGGTCGTCAAGCGAGCTGTCGCCTCGGGCCGGCTCGTGACCAACAGCGGCGCCGGGGCCACCGCGTATGTGGCCCGGGAAGACTGCGCCGCGGCGGCGGCCGCGGTCCTGACCGGGGACGGGCACGAGAACCTGGCGTACGACGTCACCGGACCCGAGGCGCTGAGCGGCGCCGATCTCGCGGCCCTCGCCGGCGAGATCGGCGGACGTGACGTCGAACTCGTGAACATCGACGACGACGCGTCCGTCATCGGGCTGCGGGCCGCCGGGCTCCCGGAGGAGACCGCGGACCTCGTGACCTCCTTCGGCGCGGCAGCGCGCGAGGGCTATCTGGCAAACGTCAGTACGACCGTCACAGATCTGACTGGACGTCGACCGATGGCTCTGGCGGATGTCCTCCGCACGGCACTGACGTCCTGA
- a CDS encoding ABC transporter substrate-binding protein: MSRRAPRLFAATLAVAALALGACAEKTTDTPAAGGSPSTAATYPVTVGALTLEQRPEKIVSLSPTATEMLFAIGAGTQVTAVDDNSNYPAEAPKSDLSGFQPNAEAIAAKAPDLVVLANDTNKIVDQLTTLKIPVLLNPSATTLDDTYRQITDLGALTGHPTEAADVVTRMKDDITKLVKDLPQRSAKLTYFHELGPELYTATSKTFIGSIYALAGLENIADAADADGKSGGYPQLSQEVIVKANPDFVFLADTKCCQQSAETVRARAGWAEITAVKDNQVVALDDDIASRWGPRVVDLLRAVVDATAKVPA, encoded by the coding sequence ATGTCCAGACGTGCCCCCCGGCTCTTCGCCGCGACCCTCGCGGTGGCCGCACTCGCCCTCGGTGCCTGCGCCGAGAAGACCACCGACACTCCCGCGGCCGGCGGCAGCCCGTCGACCGCCGCCACCTACCCGGTGACCGTCGGCGCGCTGACCCTCGAACAGCGACCGGAGAAGATCGTCTCGCTGTCTCCGACGGCCACCGAGATGCTCTTCGCCATCGGCGCGGGCACCCAGGTAACCGCCGTCGACGACAACTCGAACTACCCGGCTGAGGCGCCGAAGTCCGACCTGTCCGGCTTTCAGCCGAACGCCGAGGCGATCGCCGCCAAGGCCCCCGACCTGGTGGTGCTCGCCAACGACACCAACAAGATCGTCGACCAGCTCACCACGCTGAAGATCCCGGTCCTGCTCAACCCGTCCGCGACCACACTCGACGACACCTACCGGCAGATCACCGACCTGGGCGCGCTGACCGGACACCCGACCGAGGCGGCCGACGTGGTCACCCGAATGAAGGACGACATCACCAAGCTGGTCAAGGACCTGCCGCAGCGGTCGGCGAAGCTGACCTACTTCCACGAGTTGGGTCCCGAGCTGTACACCGCCACCAGCAAGACCTTCATCGGCTCGATCTACGCCCTGGCCGGGCTGGAGAACATCGCCGACGCGGCCGACGCGGACGGAAAGAGCGGCGGTTACCCGCAGCTCTCCCAGGAGGTCATCGTCAAGGCGAACCCCGACTTCGTCTTCCTCGCCGACACCAAGTGCTGCCAGCAGAGCGCGGAGACGGTCAGGGCCCGCGCCGGCTGGGCCGAGATCACCGCGGTGAAGGACAACCAGGTCGTGGCGCTCGACGACGACATCGCCTCGCGGTGGGGGCCGCGCGTGGTCGACCTGCTGCGCGCCGTCGTCGACGCGACGGCCAAGGTGCCCGCGTGA
- a CDS encoding ABC transporter ATP-binding protein, with protein sequence MSGSAPDSGAPAGPADVPAVDVRDLHVRLDDVPILAGVDLRVAAGEWVTVIGPNGAGKSTLLRAVGGLLPVPGAVSLFGAPLATLRRRERARVVATVAQSPVVPPGMSVLDYVLLGRTPYIPPLGRESVADVAAAHDVLDRLDLAGFHARELVTLSGGERQRVFLARALAQGATLLLLDEPTSALDIGHQQEVLELVDQLRRVHGLTVLATMHDLSIAGEYADRMVLLADGRVAATGTPRVVLTEELLSHHYRASVKVIQGDHGPLVVPVRP encoded by the coding sequence ATGAGCGGCTCGGCTCCCGACTCCGGCGCGCCCGCGGGTCCGGCTGACGTCCCGGCAGTCGACGTGCGTGACCTGCACGTGCGGCTGGACGACGTGCCGATCCTCGCCGGTGTGGACCTGAGGGTCGCGGCCGGTGAGTGGGTCACCGTGATCGGCCCGAACGGCGCCGGCAAGTCGACCCTGCTGCGCGCCGTCGGCGGCCTGCTGCCCGTCCCGGGCGCGGTTTCGCTCTTCGGTGCGCCGCTGGCGACGCTGCGCCGCCGCGAACGGGCCCGGGTGGTGGCCACGGTGGCGCAGTCCCCGGTGGTACCGCCCGGCATGTCGGTGCTGGACTACGTGCTGCTGGGACGTACCCCGTACATCCCGCCGCTCGGCCGGGAGTCCGTCGCCGATGTGGCCGCCGCGCACGACGTCCTCGACCGGCTGGACCTGGCCGGCTTTCACGCCCGGGAGCTGGTCACCCTCTCCGGCGGTGAGCGGCAGCGCGTCTTCCTGGCCCGGGCGCTGGCCCAGGGCGCCACCCTGCTGCTGCTGGACGAGCCGACCAGCGCCCTGGACATCGGCCATCAGCAGGAGGTCCTCGAACTGGTCGACCAACTCCGGCGGGTGCACGGCCTGACTGTGCTCGCCACCATGCACGACCTCTCCATCGCCGGCGAGTACGCCGACCGGATGGTGCTGCTCGCCGACGGCCGGGTGGCCGCCACCGGAACACCGCGCGTGGTCCTCACGGAGGAGCTGCTCTCCCACCACTACCGCGCCTCGGTGAAGGTCATCCAGGGCGACCACGGCCCCCTGGTCGTCCCCGTCCGTCCCTGA
- the pntB gene encoding Re/Si-specific NAD(P)(+) transhydrogenase subunit beta produces the protein MDILSISSAAYLVAALLFVLSLAGLSKHETASQGWLYGVVGMLLALVATILQVTDAGSVTSVIVLGSAVAVGAVIGLWRATAVEMTGMPELIALLHSFVGLAAVLIGWNGHLEGGTHAGGIHRAEVFIGVFIGAVTCTGSLVAFLKLSARMKSAPLLLPGKHVINVGALLVIVMLTVRYVITPTLGLLIAVTALALALGWHLVASIGGGDMPVVVSMLNSYSGWAAAASGFLLENDLLIVTGALVGSSGAYLSYLMCKAMNRSFVSVIAGGFGIEATPSGDQDYGENREISADDTAELLLSASSVVITPGYGMAVAQAQYPVAELTRLLREKGVDVRFGIHPVAGRLPGHMNVLLAEAKVPYDIVLEMDEINDSLADTDVVLVIGANDTVNPAAAEDPGSPIAGMPVLRVWEAKNVVVFKRSMAVGYAGVQNPLFFRENSQMLFGDAKIRVDDIVSALSRVPA, from the coding sequence ATGGACATCCTCTCGATCTCCAGTGCGGCGTACCTGGTAGCCGCCCTCCTCTTCGTCCTGTCACTCGCTGGGCTCTCCAAGCACGAAACCGCCTCCCAGGGGTGGCTCTACGGCGTCGTGGGCATGCTGCTCGCCCTCGTCGCCACGATCCTGCAGGTCACCGACGCCGGCTCGGTCACCTCCGTCATCGTCCTCGGGTCCGCCGTCGCGGTCGGCGCGGTCATCGGGCTGTGGCGCGCGACGGCCGTGGAGATGACCGGCATGCCCGAGCTGATCGCGCTGCTGCATTCCTTCGTCGGTCTCGCCGCGGTGCTGATCGGCTGGAACGGTCACCTCGAGGGGGGCACGCACGCAGGCGGCATCCATCGTGCCGAGGTCTTCATCGGCGTCTTCATCGGCGCGGTCACCTGCACCGGCTCGCTCGTCGCCTTCCTCAAGCTCTCGGCGCGGATGAAGTCCGCTCCACTGCTGCTCCCGGGCAAGCACGTCATCAACGTCGGTGCACTGCTCGTCATCGTGATGCTCACGGTGCGGTACGTCATCACTCCCACGCTGGGTCTGCTGATCGCAGTCACGGCGCTGGCACTGGCGCTCGGCTGGCACCTGGTCGCCTCCATCGGCGGCGGTGACATGCCCGTGGTCGTCTCGATGCTCAACAGCTACTCCGGCTGGGCAGCCGCCGCCTCGGGGTTCCTGCTGGAAAACGACCTGCTGATCGTCACTGGTGCACTGGTCGGCTCCTCCGGCGCCTACCTTTCCTACCTCATGTGCAAGGCGATGAACCGCTCCTTCGTCTCGGTGATCGCTGGTGGCTTCGGGATCGAGGCCACGCCGTCGGGCGACCAGGACTACGGCGAGAACCGCGAGATCTCCGCGGACGACACTGCCGAGCTGCTCCTGTCGGCTTCGTCCGTCGTGATCACCCCCGGCTACGGCATGGCGGTGGCGCAGGCGCAGTACCCGGTTGCGGAGCTGACCCGGCTGCTGCGCGAGAAGGGTGTTGACGTGCGCTTCGGCATCCACCCGGTCGCTGGCCGGCTGCCCGGTCACATGAACGTGCTTCTGGCCGAGGCGAAGGTGCCGTACGACATCGTCCTGGAGATGGACGAGATCAACGACAGTCTGGCCGATACCGACGTCGTGCTCGTCATCGGCGCCAACGACACGGTCAACCCGGCGGCAGCCGAGGACCCGGGCTCACCGATCGCCGGGATGCCGGTGCTGCGGGTGTGGGAGGCCAAGAACGTGGTGGTGTTCAAACGGTCGATGGCTGTGGGCTACGCCGGCGTGCAGAATCCGCTCTTCTTCCGGGAGAACTCCCAGATGCTCTTCGGCGACGCCAAGATCCGCGTCGACGACATCGTGAGTGCACTCTCGAGGGTGCCCGCCTGA